The Pseudomonas sp. IAC-BECa141 genome contains the following window.
CCCTCGCCGGACGCGAGGACAAGGATCAGGCGCTCAAGGAATTCGATGGCCTGTTGCTCAAGCACATCGGGTTTGCCGTAAGCAACGCCGCCAGCACACTGGTGCTGAACCTTGGTTTCGGCCATTTCGAACATGCGCCGGGAGACAGACTCAGCCAGGGTTACTTCCGCGCCCTCAACCGACAGGCCGCCGCGTTTGCCATGCTTGCCGACCTGAGCATGATGCTGTTGGGTGGCGAGCTGAAACGCCGCGAACGTCTGTCGGCACGACTGGGTGATGTGCTGAGCAACCTCTATCTGGCCTCGGCAGCGCTCAAGCGTTATCACGATCTCGACTCCCCGGCGTACATGGAACCGTTGTTCAGATGGGCCATGGAAGAAAGCCTCGGCCAGTCGGAAAAGGCGCTGGACGAATTGCTGACCAACTTCCCGAACCGGGTCTTCGGCTGCCTGCTGCGGGTGATCGTGTTCCCGTTCGGTCGCCGTCACAAAGGGCCGTCGGACAGACTCGGTGCAGAAGTCGCTGCGGTCATCGGCCGGGCCAAGGGCGATCCGGCGCTGGAAGAACTGCTTGCCGGCTGCTATCGCCCGCAATCGGCAGACGATGCGGTCGGTGCGCTGCAACACGCCTTCGATCAGTTGAACGCTGCGCAACCACTGCACAAAAAATTGCACACTTCACTCAAGAGCGGTCAGGTCAAACCGGTAGCCGGCGAACACGTCATCGATGCAGCACTGGAGGCCGGGGTGTTGCAGGCCGTGGAAGCCCAGTCCCTGCGTGATGCCGAAGCGGCGCGGCGCAAGGTGATCGATGTCGATGATTTCGACAAAGAGGAGCTGAAACCCGCGGAAGGCAAAATCCGCTGATCCCTTCAATCAGTGAAAAACGGGCGCAGGGGCTTTATACTCCCGCGCCCGTTTTGCTCTTGAGGACTTATCTCGTGTCCAACGTCGTTGCCGATCATCTGGTTTTGCTCGACCACCTGCGCAGCATCCTGGTCGCCGTAGGTGAGGCCGATCAGGTTCCCGAAGAAAGCCATGCCCTGTTCCTGGAGCGTTTCGACGAACTGCTGGCTTCACTGCCGATCGAGCCGATCGAAAGCCAATACCTGGGCCAGGACATCCTGACTCAGGTGATTACCCGTTACCCGCAAATTGCCCACCTGATCCCGCGGGATCTGCTGTGGTTCTTCGCCGGCGACTGCCTGCACTACCTGTCCGACGAAGAAATCGACATGTATCAGGCGCTGGAAGAACGCCGCTACGAAGCCGAACAGAACGACGAACCGTTCGACTGGAACCAGGAAAAACAGCTGCTGGCGATGTCCGCCCAGGACAGCAAGCACTGATTTTTGCCTGATAAAAAAAGGCCCGCATGGTGATCCATGCGGGCCTTTTTCATGGGGTCAAAGCAACCCTTCACTCTCGGGCAATTCGTACTCGGCCAAAGGTTTTGTTCCGCCAGACTTTCCCGGTTTGCTCAGGGTCGGCTCTTTCCCCAGGCACTCCACCAGATAGTCGATGAACACCCGCAGCTTCGGCGGCAAATAGCGCGTCGGCGAGTGCAGCAACCACAATCCGCCGTGGTAGGACGCCAGGAATGTCCAATCCGGCAACACCTGTACGATCAGCCCCTGCTCCAGTGCATAACGCGCAGTGAAATACGGCAGGCTGCCAATACCGATGTGCTGCAACACCGCGCCCAGGCGCACGCCAGTGTGATTGGCGGCATACCGGCCGCGCACGCCGACGGTGACGGCTTTCGTGCATTTCTTGAATTTCCAGCGCGCATCGCTCGGAGTTTCGCCCAGATAGATGCAACTGTGGTTGAGCAAGTCGTGGGGATGAGTCGGCGTCCCGCGTTCAGCCAGGTATTGCGGTGTCGCGCAGAGCAAATGATCGATGGTCAGCAGTTGTCGTCCGACCAGTCCGGCCGGTGGACGATCCGTGATGCGAATGGCCAGATCGACATGGTCGTCGATCAGATCCACCTGGCGGTCTTCGAGCAACAACTCCACATCGACTTTCGGATAGCGCCGCAAAAACTCCGGCATGTGCGGATGAATCACGAAACGCCCCACCGCTTTCGGCACGCTGACCCGCACCAGCCCTTCGGCTTCGTGGTTGAACTGGCCGCTGATCTCCATCACCGACTTCGCTGCACTGACCATTTCCTGACAGCGCTTGAACACCTCTTCCCCGCCATCACTCAAGCGCAGTTTGCGCGTGGTGCGTTGGAGCAGCCGCGTGGCCAGTGCCTTCTCCAGCCGGGAAATACTGCGGCTGACCGCCGACGGCGATGAGCCCAATTGGCGAGCGGCTTCGGAGAAGCTGCCGGTCTCGACGACCTTGACGAAAATCGCCATTTCACCGAGCAGCGGCAGGGGAAGATTTATGCTCACAGCGCAACAGTCCTTTGATGTTTGAACGGATTATCACGTTATTGCACGATTCATATAATTAAAAAAGAAACTTTAATAAGGGCATGGAATATGACGCTTCGCCTCTTTTTCCATAGTGATGACCTCAAGGCCAATGTGGAAGTCCTCGACTGCACGCCCCACGAGAACGAATTCGCCGTTGTGTTGCGCGCCACGCTTTTTCATCCTCAGGGTGGTGGCCAACCCTGTGATACCGGCTGGATTGGCGACAGCCAAGTGCTGCGGGTCGTCCAGGAAGCGGACCGAATCATTCATTTCATCAATCAACCGGTGCCGCTGGGCATGACCCAGATTCGTGTCGACGAAGAACGCCGCCGCTTTAATACCCGCATGCACTCTGCCGGGCATCTGATCGGCCACTTTGTCCAGGCCCTGGGCTGGATGCCGGTCAAGGCCCACCACTGGCCGGACGAGGGCCGGGTGCAATTCAAACCTGGAGATTCGGCCCAGGAAGTCGATGCACAAATTGTTCAGTTCGGCATCGGCCAGTGGATCGAACACGATCTGCCACGCCTGACATCCCTGCGCGAAGGCGCGCGGGAAATCGGTTTCGGTGAACTGCCAGCCTATGGCTGCGGCGGCACCCATGTACGCAGCCTGAAGGATCTGGGCACAGTCACGATCGCGTCCCTTTCGCAGAAGAAAGGCACGTTGTCCGTCCACTACAGCGTGGATTGAGGATTTCGGGCGCTGCCAGATGCAGCGTCCGGCGCCGGGGGAACCGCGTTCGCCGGTTCCGTTGACTATTCGATAGATGGACCTGAAACCATGATGCTTGACGTCGAGCGTCTCGATGAGACGTGCATAAAAAAACTGGCCAACGAAGAAGTCCTCGCCATCCGCGTCAAAGGCTTTCTGCCCCACGCGCAGGCGATCCAGATTGGTGACAAGATCCTCGCCCCTGGCTTCGAGGGTTACATCAACGCGCCCAGCATCGGCCGGATCGGCATGGCGTTCTACGAGGCGGAAAACCAGCCGCTGCTGATCGAAGATTATTTCGAGCGCGCCACCAGCAACATCGCCGAACTGCGTAACCGTTGCGCGCCCTACTCGTCGCCGGTCGA
Protein-coding sequences here:
- a CDS encoding PA2817 family protein, translated to MSNVVADHLVLLDHLRSILVAVGEADQVPEESHALFLERFDELLASLPIEPIESQYLGQDILTQVITRYPQIAHLIPRDLLWFFAGDCLHYLSDEEIDMYQALEERRYEAEQNDEPFDWNQEKQLLAMSAQDSKH
- a CDS encoding LysR family transcriptional regulator gives rise to the protein MSINLPLPLLGEMAIFVKVVETGSFSEAARQLGSSPSAVSRSISRLEKALATRLLQRTTRKLRLSDGGEEVFKRCQEMVSAAKSVMEISGQFNHEAEGLVRVSVPKAVGRFVIHPHMPEFLRRYPKVDVELLLEDRQVDLIDDHVDLAIRITDRPPAGLVGRQLLTIDHLLCATPQYLAERGTPTHPHDLLNHSCIYLGETPSDARWKFKKCTKAVTVGVRGRYAANHTGVRLGAVLQHIGIGSLPYFTARYALEQGLIVQVLPDWTFLASYHGGLWLLHSPTRYLPPKLRVFIDYLVECLGKEPTLSKPGKSGGTKPLAEYELPESEGLL